Proteins co-encoded in one Dehalogenimonas sp. WBC-2 genomic window:
- the jag gene encoding RNA-binding protein Jag — protein MEIDVISEGNHGLFGLGAEEACIIVRFKDSSVSKPVTRANDAVAVITEVVQNLLDHMDLDAGVEYLPDAMVTEESGNESGMVFDVLGDDLGLLIGRHGQTLSNFQYLVRILVAQRIGEYLPIVVDVNGYRQRRFKALEVLARRTAEQVRIKRMPFSLEPMPAFERRIVHLVLANDPAVTTQSVGIGEERKVVVALRDAPLK, from the coding sequence GTGGAGATAGACGTCATAAGCGAAGGTAATCACGGTCTGTTTGGTTTGGGGGCTGAAGAGGCTTGTATTATTGTGCGATTTAAAGATAGTTCTGTATCCAAGCCGGTTACCCGCGCTAATGATGCTGTTGCCGTTATCACAGAGGTAGTCCAAAATCTGTTAGACCACATGGATCTGGACGCCGGTGTGGAATACTTACCCGATGCCATGGTGACCGAAGAGTCTGGGAATGAGTCAGGCATGGTCTTTGATGTGCTGGGTGATGACTTAGGATTATTGATTGGCCGACATGGGCAAACATTGTCCAATTTTCAATATTTGGTGCGCATTTTAGTCGCTCAGCGGATTGGGGAATATTTACCTATTGTTGTTGATGTTAATGGTTACCGGCAAAGGCGGTTTAAAGCCTTAGAAGTATTAGCTCGGCGTACTGCAGAGCAGGTTCGCATCAAGCGGATGCCGTTTTCTTTGGAACCTATGCCAGCCTTTGAGCGGCGAATTGTTCACTTGGTTTTGGCGAATGATCCGGCTGTCACCACTCAGAGTGTCGGCATTGGTGAAGAGCGTAAGGTTGTTGTGGCGTTACGAGATGCTCCATTAAAATAG
- the yidC gene encoding membrane protein translocase component YidC (inner membrane protein translocase component YidC, long form), with product MSIGAIWDLIILNPLINGMVWLSSILFHNFGLTVIVLTAIIFAVLYPLTLKQMRAAKAMQELQPKIQALQKKYAKDRQRLAQEQMALMKESGTSATGCLVPMLIQMPVWIALYQSIIRVLAVTPEDFLNLSERLYNWPVLYQSLPLNSHFLWIDLSVPDYALAILVGAVMLLQQKMTTPASTDPKVAAQGKMMLFMMPAMFVFISITFPAGLALYWLTSSMLRVVIQFFATGPGELKPWFQGLIARFDRDKDAKARVTRVQKATVKPPVQVVVDQTEELIDERPGDIRADSGRSDKPRSGQTKSKQGRGGDRRHKRR from the coding sequence GTGAGTATAGGCGCTATTTGGGATCTGATCATCCTCAACCCGTTAATAAACGGAATGGTATGGCTATCCAGTATCTTATTTCATAATTTTGGTTTAACCGTGATTGTGCTGACGGCGATTATCTTTGCCGTATTGTACCCGTTGACCTTAAAACAGATGCGGGCTGCAAAAGCCATGCAGGAATTACAGCCCAAAATTCAGGCGCTGCAGAAAAAATATGCCAAGGACCGTCAGCGGTTGGCCCAGGAACAAATGGCATTGATGAAAGAATCCGGCACCAGCGCCACTGGGTGTTTGGTGCCGATGCTTATTCAGATGCCGGTCTGGATTGCCCTGTATCAATCAATAATACGGGTGCTGGCGGTAACTCCGGAAGATTTTCTCAACCTTTCTGAACGTTTATATAACTGGCCGGTACTGTACCAGTCATTGCCTCTGAACAGTCATTTTTTATGGATAGATCTGTCTGTTCCGGATTACGCACTTGCCATCCTGGTTGGTGCTGTCATGCTTCTCCAACAAAAAATGACAACACCGGCTTCCACTGACCCCAAAGTGGCGGCACAAGGTAAGATGATGTTGTTCATGATGCCGGCAATGTTTGTCTTTATCTCTATTACCTTTCCAGCCGGTTTGGCTTTATATTGGTTGACATCCAGTATGTTAAGAGTAGTTATTCAGTTTTTTGCCACCGGCCCCGGTGAACTTAAGCCTTGGTTTCAAGGATTGATAGCTCGTTTTGATCGTGATAAAGATGCAAAAGCACGCGTTACCAGAGTTCAAAAAGCAACTGTCAAGCCGCCTGTTCAAGTGGTGGTGGACCAGACTGAGGAGTTAATTGATGAAAGACCTGGAGATATTCGGGCGGACAGTGGAAGAAGCGACAAGCCGCGCTCTGGACAAACTAAAAGCAAGCAGGGAAGAGGTGGAGATAGACGTCATAAGCGAAGGTAA
- a CDS encoding cell surface protein: protein MSVLKKTAALVGSLCLLIVVTSGCLGGGSKPLGWSGATVSGDDLYYATLTGRLISLDIATGNPRWQYDMENAKGVYGSPLVVGDTVYIATYSGFIFAVNSAGNLKWKYPTDTKLPHSVVTGLVYDSGRLYYGSTDGKVYALDADSGAKVWEFTTEDKIWASPVVDDGVLYIGSFDNHFYALSADSGSELWDFEAEGVFTASAIIADNTVIIASLDRSLYALDTQTGNKEWQFTAASWFWATPVVFGDTIYAPNTDGSVYAINVNDGTKLKQYDMAASVSSSPVVVNGEIVVATQGGLISIIDPISGLVRKLADLEVTVRAPLAASGNIIYVHSQTNEAIYALDTTSGAQLWLYKAQ, encoded by the coding sequence TTGAGTGTTCTTAAGAAAACAGCGGCATTAGTTGGTTCGCTGTGTTTATTGATTGTTGTAACCAGTGGTTGTCTGGGTGGCGGTAGTAAGCCTTTGGGCTGGAGCGGTGCGACCGTATCTGGTGATGACTTGTACTACGCTACTCTCACAGGACGTCTGATTTCCCTTGATATAGCAACCGGTAATCCGCGGTGGCAATATGATATGGAGAATGCCAAAGGGGTGTATGGGTCGCCGCTTGTGGTTGGTGATACAGTATATATAGCTACTTATAGTGGTTTTATATTTGCCGTCAATAGCGCTGGCAATCTGAAATGGAAATACCCAACTGACACTAAACTGCCACATTCAGTTGTTACCGGATTGGTTTATGACAGTGGACGGCTGTATTATGGCAGTACAGATGGCAAAGTGTATGCGCTGGATGCCGACTCCGGTGCCAAAGTCTGGGAATTTACCACCGAAGATAAGATTTGGGCTTCACCGGTAGTAGACGATGGTGTACTCTACATTGGATCCTTTGATAATCATTTTTATGCTTTGTCTGCTGATAGTGGCAGCGAACTCTGGGATTTTGAAGCCGAAGGCGTGTTTACCGCTTCGGCGATTATTGCTGACAATACAGTTATTATTGCCTCTCTTGACCGGAGTTTATATGCTCTGGATACACAAACAGGGAATAAAGAATGGCAATTTACTGCGGCAAGTTGGTTTTGGGCAACGCCAGTAGTTTTCGGTGATACAATTTATGCCCCCAATACTGACGGAAGCGTGTATGCTATCAATGTTAATGACGGTACAAAGTTAAAACAATATGATATGGCAGCATCCGTTTCATCATCTCCGGTGGTTGTTAACGGTGAGATCGTTGTAGCCACACAGGGTGGACTAATAAGTATTATTGATCCGATCTCAGGTTTGGTGAGAAAACTAGCGGATTTGGAAGTCACTGTGCGTGCACCTTTGGCAGCTAGCGGCAACATAATTTATGTGCATTCTCAGACGAATGAGGCCATCTATGCTTTGGATACCACCAGTGGTGCTCAATTGTGGCTTTATAAGGCGCAGTAA
- a CDS encoding ribonuclease P protein component produces the protein MGLGKSVSDKYLVLKVAAGCGIKSRVGIVTSKKVGGAVDRNLVRRRLRAIFQQVSLRNGWDVVVIARHAAGDAQFMELRASVLKQIGRIGILSTENEKDSALVN, from the coding sequence ATGGGTTTGGGGAAAAGTGTTTCGGATAAATATCTGGTGCTGAAGGTGGCTGCCGGATGTGGCATCAAGAGCAGGGTTGGGATTGTGACAAGCAAAAAGGTGGGGGGAGCGGTTGACCGCAACCTGGTCAGGCGGCGGCTCAGAGCGATCTTTCAACAAGTGAGTCTGCGAAACGGCTGGGATGTAGTGGTGATAGCCCGGCATGCGGCTGGTGATGCTCAATTCATGGAACTGAGAGCAAGTGTCCTGAAACAAATTGGACGCATTGGAATATTAAGTACAGAAAATGAAAAAGACAGCGCTCTGGTTAATTAG